A segment of the Halovivax limisalsi genome:
GCCGAGACCGCGACCCGGTCGCCGATGTCGAACCGGGTGACGGCATCGCCGACGGCCTCGACGACGCCCGCCCCGTCGCTGCCCGGAATGTGGGGCATATCGAGGTCCAGCGTTGGGAGCCCGCCGCGGGTCCACACGTCGAGGTGGTTGAGCGCTCCCGCTTTCACGTCGACGAGCACCTCGTCGTCGCCGACCGTCGGCTCCGGCCGCTCGCCGTACTCGATGACGTCGCGACCGCCGTGGCCGGTGAACGTGACTGCGTCCATGTGCGCCCGATTGGCGACGACGGGGATAACGATTCTCACTTTCGGTGACGCGATGGTGGTGACCGTTCGATATCCAGCAGCGATGGGTATCGGGCTGAAACCACCGTTCGCCGTGCACCGATTCTCACGCTCTCATCCTTTCACGCTCTGACTCACTCGCACTCTGATTCACTCGCACTCTGACTCACTCACACTCTCGAAGAGACTAGTAGCGAATCCGAACGGAAGCTTTGTAGTGCAAAGTACAATACTTGGGAAAGTATTTTGTACCCTCGGGCAGACACCCCTGGTACGAGCGATGGAACGAACTGATACCGACGACCGACCCGCCGACCAGGGGCGGTCGTCAACGAGAGACGACGGCCCCCGCCCGGACTCCGTCAGGGCCGACGGCGGCGCTCACGCAGCCGAAACGGGCGCGGAGACGGTGCGCGGGACCGCCGCCAGCGCGACGGCCGTCTGGGCGAACCAGGCCCGCGCGTTCGCCGAACGCTGTCTGCGCGAACTCGCGACGAGTCGAATCATGCTCGCGAGCCTCGTCGGCACGGCCGCCGGGATGCAGCTGTTCTTCGGCGCCCTCTGGGAGGGGATGGCCGCGTCGACGATCGCCAGCGCGGCGGTCGGCACGGCCACGTTCGGGGCGATCTACGTCTGCCTGTACGCCTTCGGCTACCTGCTGGCCGGCGACCTGGAAGCGCGCCGGTACGAGGCCTACCGATCCATGCCCATCGCCGCCTCCGCGGACCTGGCCGGGCGGATGCTCGCCGGCGGGGTCCTCGCGACCGTCGCCTTCTCGCTCACGCTGGTCGCCGGCGTCGTTACCGGCGGGTCGTTCGCCCTGCGAAGCGTCGCGTCGGTCCCGATCGTCCTCCTCGCCTTCGCCGTCACCTGCGTCTTCTGGATGCTCGTGGCGCTGCCGGTCATCGCGACGGCGGCCAACGAGCGCCTCGCGGAGTACGGCGTGCCGATGATCGCCGTCCTCGGCTACATGCTCACCGGGTTCAACGGCGCGAACGTCGCCCTCTCGCCGCTCTCGGGCGATCTGCTGAACTACCTGCCGAACACGCTCTCGACCCGCCTGCTGATCTACCACCTCGTGCCGACGAGCGACTGGGCCGAGGCCGGTCTCGGCCCGCCGGGCCCGCCTGCCGGTCCCGAATACCTCGCCCTGCTCGTCGCCTACGCCGTCGTCGCGGCCGTCGCCGGGACCGTCGCGACGAATCGCCTCCTCTACGACCGGGGGGTTCGGCGATGAGCGTCGTCGAAACCGACGACCTCGCGAAGTCGTTCGGAGACGCGTCCGTCCTCCGGGACGTCGACCTGACCGTCGAGGCGGGCGAGGTGCTCGCCGTCATGGGACCGAACGGGGTCGGCAAGTCGGTTCTCTTCTCGGCCATCGCGGGCAGTACGCGTCCGTCGTCCGGCTCCGTCACCGTCTTCGGCGCCGATCCGACCGAGCGATCGGACACGACGAGCTTCCTCCTGCAGGACGCGCTGTGTTCGGACCGACTCACCGGCCGGGAGAACATCCGGTACTTCGAACGGCTCCATCCCGCGTTCACCGACGAGGCCTGGACGATCGTCGACCGCCTCGGACTGACCGAGGCACTCGACAAGCGCGTCGAGGACTACTCCGGCGGGATGACCCGCAAGCTCGAACTCGCCATCGCGCTCGCCATCGACGTCCCGCTGTACCTGCTCGACGAACCCACGGCCGCGCTCGACCTCTCGACGATCCAGGCGGTCCACCAGCTCGTTCGCGAACGGCGGGCCGCCGGCCGAACCATCCTGCTGTCGAGTCACCAGCCGATGGACGCCGACCTGGCGGACCGGCTGGCGTTCGTCGCGGACGGGCGGATCGTCGGGACGGGGTCGCCCGAGACCCTCTTCGAGCGCGTGCCGCCGGTCGTCGAGACGCGCCTCTCGAACGCCGACGCGCTGGCCGACGTCGCTCTCGCGGGCGTGACCTACCCGGCCGACGGCGCCGTCCGCGCCTTTCTCCCCCCTGACGGCGGGGCGAGCGACGCGGACGGACAGGGGACCGACGATCGTTCGTCCACCGATCCGGCGGTGCCGTCCGGCGTCTCGCGCGTCGAGCGAACCACCTACACCGACCTCTTTACGTACTTCACGCGACTCGTTCCGGCGATGGAGGGCGACCCATGACCGAGCCGGACCCGTCCGCGAACGGCGGCGGAACGGACGCGCCGGCGAACGACGGCGGGACGAACGCGGGCGCTTCGTCGTCTGACCACGGCAGCGGGACGGACGCGGAGGCCACCCCGTCCCTTGCCGCGAGCGATGACGTCCCGTCGGATCCCGAGGCGCTTCGCGCGGAACTCGGCCAGATCAAGCGCGCCGTCGGCCTGGCCGAGTCGCACCCGTACTGGTGGCGGATGTGGCTCGTCGAGGGCCTCGGCGTGGCGCTGCTCTTTCCGCTGTTCAACGTGGGCTTCGTCTACGGCTTCTCGATCCCCGTCGTCGGCGGCCTGCTCGCCGTCTTCGCGGGCCACCAGTACGCCCTCTATCGGGTTCAGCGGGCCTACGACGAACCGACGACGGGAATTCCCGACTGGGGTCGCTGGCACCTCGGCTTCTTCGCCGGGTTGTTCGCGTGGATCGTCGGCCTCTCGCCGGTCCTCGACGCCGTTCCCGGCCTGGCGGAGACGCCGCTGATCTGGGTCGGCGCCGGCATCGTCATGGGCGTCGCCTTCTTCTATATGGGTCAGTTGCTCGGCGCCTACCACATCCGATCGGCCGACCGCAACGCCTTCTACCTCGGCGGGAGCTGGCTGCTCGCCGTCTCCGCAGCGCTCCCCTGGCTGCCCGATACCGTCCAGGACTGGGCGTTCGCCACCCTCGGACTCGCCTACGGCCTGTACTGTCTCGTCGCCTACGTCGTTCTCGCCCGCCGCTAACGATGGAGATCGACAAACTCGTCCACCAGCCGACGCGGCTGCAACTGTTCGCGTACCTCTACGCGAACGGCGAGACGACGTTCTCCGACCTCGCCGACGCGCTCGAGCTGACGGAGGGCAACCTGGCGAGTCACATCGGCCGCATGGAGGACGAAGACTGCGTCGCCGTCGAGAAGACGTTCGTCGACCGCAAACCCCGAACGACCTACGAATTGACCGACCGGGGCGAACGCCTCTTCGAGGACCATGTCGCGACGCTCGAGGCGCTCATCGACGACTTCGACGCGGCGAGCGACGCGTGATCGGCTCGGCGCCCGGTTTCGGCCGGCGTCTCGGAGCGGCGTTCGATCGGCGACGCGACCGACCGCCACGCCCCGGTGATTCGGATCCCCACCGCTAAGGGGGACGACTGAGAACCCCCGCGTATGGCCGCCGACCGAGCGGATGGAGGGACCGAATCGTCCGACGCCGACGCGGCCGCCGACGGCGGTCCGCCCCTCGGAATCGGGCTCCTCTCGATCTCGGAGATGCGGTCGCTCTCCGACGACCGGGCGCTGGCCGAGGCCACCGCCGACGTCGAGGCCGCCGGTCACGAGATCGTCGTCCGCGAGCGGATCGGCCGGGACTTCGATTCGGTTCAGTCGACGGCGTCGCGACTCGCCGACCGCGACGACGTCGACGCGCTGGTGACCGTGGGTGCGACCAGCGTCGAACCGACCGACGTGACGGTCGGCGCGGTCCGGCCGCTGCTTGACGCCGAACTCCCCGCGTTCGAGACGCTGTTTACGCTCTTCGCGCTCGAGTCGATCGGCACGCACGTCGTGGCCTCGCGCCCGCTCGCCGGCGTCATCGGTGAAACGCCGGTGTTCTGTTTGCCGGGCAATACCGGCGGGACGCGACTCGCGATGCGTCGGATCGTCTGTCCGCAATTGCGCCAGCTCGTCAACCTCGCGGCCCGACCGGAGGCCGACGATGGTGACGAATCCGAAGCCGATGAGTGAGTCGCGCTCGACGGTACTCGCAGCATGAGTCCATCCGCCCGCGACGGCGACGAATCGACGGACCCCGACTCGCCGTCCGAGGCCGGCCGGTCCAAAGCGGCCGTGCGCGAACGAATCTGGGACGCCCTCGAGGATTCGGGAGCGGCCCGCTTTCCGTACCCGCCCCACGGGCGCATCCCCAACGTGGCCGACGCCGGTGACGCGGCCGAGCGCCTCGCGGACACCTCGCGGTGGGCCGCGGCTCGGACCGTCAAAGCGAACCCGGACGCCCCGCAGCTCCCGGTGCGTAGGCGCGCCTTACGCGACGGAAAACGCCTCTACGTCGCCGTTCCGCGGCTTCGCGACGAGCGGTGCTTCCTCGAACTCGATCCGTCGAAAATCGACGATTACGACGGCGCGACGACCGTCTCCGGGATCTCCGAGTACGGCGTCCCGCGTTCGCCCGCCGACCTGCCCCGCATCGACCTGATCGTCTCCGGGAGCGTCGCGGTCTCCGAGGCCGGCGCCCGAATCGGGAAAGGGGAGGGCTACAGCGACCTCGAGTGGGCGATCCTCCGGGCGTTCGATCGGGTCGACGACGCGACGACCGTCGCCACGACGGTTCACGAGCGCCAGCTCGTCGAATCGATCGACGCCGACGCCCACGACGTCACGATGGACCTGGTGGTCACGCCCGAACGAGTTATCGAGACGGGCGGCGCCTCCCAACCGGACGGGATCGACTGGGCGGCGCTCTCGCCGGAGCGACGCGACGAGATCCCGATTCTATCGGCGTTGGAACGGGATCCGCCGGTCTGAGTGTCCCTCCGCGCCGATTCGAGCACGTCTCTAGAATCCGTCTGGCGTTGTCGGCTCGAACGGCGGACTGGTCCGGTTCGAAACGGTGCACTCTGCCCTCGGGGCGCTGCTCTCGGCCGTCGCTGGGCGCGTACGTTCGGCAAAAACGGCCGGCCGGGAGGTGCTAGGCCCGGGCGGCCGCGATGTGGCACACCTGGTGGGTGCTCTGGTGGGATGCTGGAAGCCACGGGATTCGACCGTTGGGATGTGCGGGCCCGTGTCCTCCAGTTCGTCGATGGGCGAGTGTGGACTTCAACACCCGCGACCGTCCAACGGCCAGACCGGACGATCAATCCGAATTGACCCGGGTTTACGCCGATTAAATCGGCGGGCGGCGTCGCCCTGCGACCGCGATACGGATTCGCCGATTGTCCTCGTCCGGCGATGCGATCCCCGTTCGCGCGGGATGCATTCGAGCCGTAATAAAGTGAATATTACCGTACGTGTTTGCCGCTGGCAGGCGAATTTACTAGGGGCGAGCGAGTTCTTCCGCGACGATGTTTGGGTCGAGCACCCGGGGATCGATCGCGAGATCCAGCTGGCTGCGGACGAACTCGGGGACGGACCCGCTCGCGTAGGCGACGATCCGAAGGTCGTCCGTCAGGTCGCGAGCGATCGGGACCGAGGTCGCGTCGGCGTAGTCGGTGACGACGTAGCCCTCGACCGACGTGATCCCCGCCGTCTCCAGCGCCGGTCTGTTCGGCGGTTCGTCGATGCGGGTGACGTCGATCCCTTCCGCCGCCAGCGCGGGGGCGATGTCGTGATCGTCCGGACCGGCGACGATCGCCGAGGCGATCGGTTCGTTCGTGCCCGCATCACGTGGCGATGCATCGGTCCTGCCGTCCGGATCGATTGGGTCGTCGCTCATTCGTACTCGATCGTCGCGGGGGGTTTGTGCGTGACGTCGTAGACGACGCGGGCGACGTTGTCGTTTTGGCCGGTGATGCGCGACTGGATGCGCTGGAGGGTCTCCCAGTCGATCTCCTGGGCGCGGGCGGTCATCCCGTCGCGGGAGTCGACCGACCGGACCGCGACGACCCAGCCGTGGACGCGATTGTCGCCCTTCACGCCCGTCGCCTTGCCGATGACGGCGGCCAGCGCCTGCCAGGGATCGTACTCCTCGAGTTCGTCCTCGACGACGTGACAGGCCTCGCGGGCGACCGCGAGCTTCTCCTCGGTCACCTCGCCGATGACGCGGACTGCGAGACCGGGGCCGGGGAACGGCATCCGCTCGGCGACGAGTTCGTCCAGATCGAGGTGGCGAGCCACCTCGCGGACCTCGTCCTTGTAGAGATCGCGGACGGGCTCGACGATGCCGTCGAAGTCGACGACCTCCGGAAGGCCGCCGACGTTGTGGTGGGACTTGATCCCGCCTTCGGACTCGATGCGGTCGGGGTAGATGGTCCCCTGGACGAGGTAGTCCGCGTCGGCGTCTTTGGCCTCGCGCTCGAACTCGCGGATGAACCGCTCGCCGATTACCCGGCGTTTCTCCTCCGGATCCGTGACCCCTTCGAGGGCGTCGAGGAACCGGTCTTTGGCGTCGACGATCCGCAGACTCTCCATGTAGTCGAAGGTCTCCCGGATCTGGTCGGTCTCGCCCTTGCGCATCAGCCCGGTGTCGACGTAGACCGGCGTGAGCCGTTCGCCGATGGCCTCGTAGGCCAGCGCGGCGGCCACCGAGGAGTCGACGCCGCCCGAGAGCGCGATGACGGCGTTGGCGTCGCCGATCTCGTCGCCGATCTCGTCGATCGCCTCCGGGACGAACGTCTCGACGTCGACCATCAGGCGGTCACCTCCGTGTCCGCAGCGCCTTCGCGATTGTCGGGTTCGGCATCGCGACCGTCGATATCGGCCGTCTCCACCACGGCGTCGACGAAGCCGACGAAGGGCGGACTCGGATCGTCCGGTCGCGAACTGTACTCGGGGTGGAACTGGGTCCCGAGGAAGAACGGGTGGCTCTCGAGTTCCAGGATCTCCATGCGGTTGCCCGCGGTGCCGGAGAAGACCATCGGCTCGTCCGCGAAGTCCTCGAAGTACTCCGGGTTGACCTCGTAGCGGTGGCGGTGGCGCTCCGAGCAGGAGGTGTCGCCGTAGAGCTCGTAGGCGAGCGTCTCGGGTTCGATGACGGTCGTGTGCTCGCCGAGGCGCATCGTCCCGCCCATGTTCTCGACCTCGTACTGCTCGGGCAGGATGTCGATCACCGGGTGGGGCGTCTCCTCGTCCATCTCGGTGGAGTGGGCGCCCTCGAAGCCGAGCACGGTGCGCGCGTACTCGACGACGGCCAACTGGAAGCCCAGACAGAGTCCGAGGAAGGGGACGTCGTGTTCGCGGGCGTAGCGGACGGCCTCGATCTTGCCCTCGGTGCCGCGCATCCCGAAGCCGCCGGGGACGATGACCCCGTCGGCGTCGCGCAGTCGCTCGCGGTGGTGGTCGGCCATCTCGTCGGCGTCGACCCAGCGGGTCTCGATCTCGACGCCGAGTTCGAAGCCGGCGTGCTTGAGCGACTCGTGGATCGACATGTAGGCGTCCTCGAGGTCGTACTTACCCACCAGCGCGATCTCGACCGTCCCCGTCTTCTCGGTGGTGACGATCTCGCGCCACTCGCTGGCGCGCTCGCCCTGGGGCAGGGCCTCGTCGGCCAGGCCGAGGCGTTCGAGGACGTACTGGTCGAGACCCTCCTCCTCGACGACCAGCGGGACGTGGTAGACGTCCTCGACGTCGGGGTTCGAGAAGACGGCTTCCGTCGGGATGTCGCAAAAGAGCGCGATCTTCTCTTTGGTCGCCCGGTCGAGTTCGTCGGGGCTGCGCCCGACGATGATGTCGGGCTGGAGGCCGATCGAACGCACCTCCTTGACGGAGTGCTGGGTCGGCTTGGTCTTTTGCTCCCCGTTCTTCGAGTAGGGGACGAGCGTGACGTGGGTAAAGAGGACGTTCTCGTCCGGCTCCTCGTGGGCGAACTGGCGCAGCGCCTCGAGGTAGGGCATTCCCTCGATGTCGCCGACCGTGCCGCCGACCTCGACGATGCAGACGTCGTGGCCTTCGGCGGCCTCGCGGATGCGGCGCTTGATGTCGTCGGTGACGTGCGGGATGATCTGGACGGTCTTGCCCAGGTAGTCGCCCGCGCGCTCCTTCTCGATGACGTGCTGGTAGGTCTTGCCCGTCGTGACGTTGTGGTCCGAGGTCATGTCGATCCCGAGGAACCGCTCGTAGTTCCCCAGGTCCAGGTCGACCTCGCCCCCGTCTTTGAGGACGTAGACCTCCCCGTGTTGGAACGGGTTCATCGTCCCCGCGTCGACGTTGAGGTAGGGATCGATCTTCACCGCGGTCACGTCGAACCCGGCGTTTTTGAGCAGGCGGCCCGTGCTCGCTGCCGTGATGCCCTTCCCGAGGCCCGACATCACGCCGCCGGTGACGAAAATGAACTTCCGTCCCAGTGTGGGATCGTAATCAGTGTCCGAGTCCGTCGGCATACCGAGTGTGCGCGGGTCCCGGTGAAAACGATTTCGGAGCGACCCTCGCCGTGCCAGCTATTATAATCACAACCAATATTACAATTGATATCAACACGTCCTCGATCCTCATTAGCATTTCTATGCTATCTTCCAAAAACTATACTAGATTGATCAGATATATAAAATACCAGGCAATCCTCCTGAGAACTATTGAATAACTAGAGTTCAGAAAAACCATTCAATTCAACACCATTCTATATAAATTAATAAATTAAATAATGTTACGTAAAATCCTACCGATAACACGCAAATAATGGCGATTAATGAGCTCTGATACGTCCATAACAGAATCAGACATACAGATACAACCAGAAATAGGCCATAGGTCAGCATTGATCTTCTATTCATATTGCAAATTATCTTTTTTACTTCTTATATTTTATGTTCATTAATATATGAAATATTTCCTCGTAGATCCGGTAGATATTCTAGGTAATTTTAACCAATTGATGCACGAACCCTCTTCTCCCGATGGTATTCTCATGGGTTGGACCGGCTATGAATGGCAAATTCCTGATATGGATGAGCAAGTATCTTCATATGAAGGTGTGTACGTCCAACTTTAAGAGTCTGCTAAATTATAATTTGAATTCGATATTGAATAACGGTTTGTAGGTCTCTTCTGCAAGTGCTCACTGTTCGCTCTTTCTCGGTTACGTCCCATTCCGACACCGCGCGACAGAATACAGGAGTGAGTTACACTTCGACGTATTGTTCGACCCACTCCTGTCTGTCTTCGAGGGCGCGTTCGCCGCTCGGCGTCAGCGCGTAGTAGTTCGTCCGGCGGTCGAGCTGGCCCTTCTCGACGAGGCCCTCCTCGACGAGGGCGTCGAGATTCGGGTACAGCCGCCCGTGGGTGACGGGCTGGTCGACGTAGTCGTTGATCACGTCCAGGATCTCCTGGCCGGACGGGCGATCCATCCCGGTGATGACGTACAGCAGGTCGCGCTGGAAGCCGGTGAGTTGATCCATGTGACTCCGAAATGATCCATTCACGACGCCGTGTCTTTGTTATCGGAGTTGTACGGCAATTTAGCAGGTCCGAACGCGACGTATGGCGGCGCGAAACCCCGTCGTAGGCCATCTCATCGCCGATCGATCCGCAATCCGTTCGAGTACCGCTCGCCGATCCGATGGGAGTCGGCTGGCTGGCCGCTTCGACGTTCACCGCGGGAACGCCGCCGGTCCACCTGGGCGAGTCCGGCTCCGTCTGAGGGCAGTCTTTTTTCTGCCGCGCGCGAAGCCCCTCGCATGCCTGACGATCCCCCATCGCGAGACGAGGCTCCCGAGCAGACCGAGCCCGACCCGCGGACCGAGATCCATCCACAGGATCCCGACGGGTCGGCGTGGGAGACCGAGGACCGCTCGGTCGCGTACTCCTGTCCCGGCTTCGACGTGATCTCCGAGACCGTCGTCCTCCCGGACGGGACGCGAACCGACTTCGATTACCTCTCCGAGCCGCCGAGTGTGGGGATCCTGCCGTTCACGCCCGCGGGGGCTGTCGTGACGATCGAGGAGTGGCGCCACGCCGTCGGTCGGCACAACGTCGGCATCCCCGTCGGCGGCGTCGAACCCGACGACGCGGACGTCGCGGCCGCCGCGCGGCGGGAACTCGCCGAGGAGACCGGCTACGGAGCCGGCTCGCTCGAGGCGCTCTGTACGGTCGAACCGGCGAACGGCCTCGCCGACAGCGTCTTGCACCTCTTCGTCGCTCGCGACTGTCGGCCCACCGCCGAGCAGGACCTCGACGAGGACGAGACCATTCGCGTGCGCGAACGATCACTGGAAGCGCTCGAACGGGCGGCGCTGTCGGGCGAACTCAGGGACGCTCGGCCGATGCTGGCCGTCTCGTACTACCGGCTCCGAGAGCGGGCGAGCGACGGAACCGTCGACGACTGACCGAGCGAGCGGCGCCGTCGACGACTGACCGGCCGGCTGACTGCGTTCCGCACCCGTTGCAACACGTTCGTCACCCGTTCACGACCCCTCGCTCAGCCGTCGATAGCCCCTTCGGTGACCGGCTTCCCGCCTCCCGAAGCCGTCGCTAACCGGGTGCAGTCGTTCGAAAAATGGATCGTCCGTCGCCGACGAATCGTTTCGGCCGATCAGACGGGCGCCTCGATCGACGGGGCGCTGTCGTCTTCGGTCGCATTGTCCTCGCCGTCCGTGCCGTCGTCGGTCGCACCGTCGCCACCGTCTTCGGTGGCGTTGTCCGCA
Coding sequences within it:
- a CDS encoding NUDIX hydrolase, which encodes MPDDPPSRDEAPEQTEPDPRTEIHPQDPDGSAWETEDRSVAYSCPGFDVISETVVLPDGTRTDFDYLSEPPSVGILPFTPAGAVVTIEEWRHAVGRHNVGIPVGGVEPDDADVAAAARRELAEETGYGAGSLEALCTVEPANGLADSVLHLFVARDCRPTAEQDLDEDETIRVRERSLEALERAALSGELRDARPMLAVSYYRLRERASDGTVDD
- a CDS encoding DUF7126 family protein, translated to MSDDPIDPDGRTDASPRDAGTNEPIASAIVAGPDDHDIAPALAAEGIDVTRIDEPPNRPALETAGITSVEGYVVTDYADATSVPIARDLTDDLRIVAYASGSVPEFVRSQLDLAIDPRVLDPNIVAEELARP
- a CDS encoding 5-formyltetrahydrofolate cyclo-ligase, yielding MSPSARDGDESTDPDSPSEAGRSKAAVRERIWDALEDSGAARFPYPPHGRIPNVADAGDAAERLADTSRWAAARTVKANPDAPQLPVRRRALRDGKRLYVAVPRLRDERCFLELDPSKIDDYDGATTVSGISEYGVPRSPADLPRIDLIVSGSVAVSEAGARIGKGEGYSDLEWAILRAFDRVDDATTVATTVHERQLVESIDADAHDVTMDLVVTPERVIETGGASQPDGIDWAALSPERRDEIPILSALERDPPV
- a CDS encoding PadR family transcriptional regulator, whose amino-acid sequence is MDQLTGFQRDLLYVITGMDRPSGQEILDVINDYVDQPVTHGRLYPNLDALVEEGLVEKGQLDRRTNYYALTPSGERALEDRQEWVEQYVEV
- a CDS encoding ABC transporter ATP-binding protein; this encodes MSVVETDDLAKSFGDASVLRDVDLTVEAGEVLAVMGPNGVGKSVLFSAIAGSTRPSSGSVTVFGADPTERSDTTSFLLQDALCSDRLTGRENIRYFERLHPAFTDEAWTIVDRLGLTEALDKRVEDYSGGMTRKLELAIALAIDVPLYLLDEPTAALDLSTIQAVHQLVRERRAAGRTILLSSHQPMDADLADRLAFVADGRIVGTGSPETLFERVPPVVETRLSNADALADVALAGVTYPADGAVRAFLPPDGGASDADGQGTDDRSSTDPAVPSGVSRVERTTYTDLFTYFTRLVPAMEGDP
- a CDS encoding CTP synthase, which codes for MPTDSDTDYDPTLGRKFIFVTGGVMSGLGKGITAASTGRLLKNAGFDVTAVKIDPYLNVDAGTMNPFQHGEVYVLKDGGEVDLDLGNYERFLGIDMTSDHNVTTGKTYQHVIEKERAGDYLGKTVQIIPHVTDDIKRRIREAAEGHDVCIVEVGGTVGDIEGMPYLEALRQFAHEEPDENVLFTHVTLVPYSKNGEQKTKPTQHSVKEVRSIGLQPDIIVGRSPDELDRATKEKIALFCDIPTEAVFSNPDVEDVYHVPLVVEEEGLDQYVLERLGLADEALPQGERASEWREIVTTEKTGTVEIALVGKYDLEDAYMSIHESLKHAGFELGVEIETRWVDADEMADHHRERLRDADGVIVPGGFGMRGTEGKIEAVRYAREHDVPFLGLCLGFQLAVVEYARTVLGFEGAHSTEMDEETPHPVIDILPEQYEVENMGGTMRLGEHTTVIEPETLAYELYGDTSCSERHRHRYEVNPEYFEDFADEPMVFSGTAGNRMEILELESHPFFLGTQFHPEYSSRPDDPSPPFVGFVDAVVETADIDGRDAEPDNREGAADTEVTA
- a CDS encoding MogA/MoaB family molybdenum cofactor biosynthesis protein, giving the protein MAADRADGGTESSDADAAADGGPPLGIGLLSISEMRSLSDDRALAEATADVEAAGHEIVVRERIGRDFDSVQSTASRLADRDDVDALVTVGATSVEPTDVTVGAVRPLLDAELPAFETLFTLFALESIGTHVVASRPLAGVIGETPVFCLPGNTGGTRLAMRRIVCPQLRQLVNLAARPEADDGDESEADE
- a CDS encoding transcriptional regulator, coding for MEIDKLVHQPTRLQLFAYLYANGETTFSDLADALELTEGNLASHIGRMEDEDCVAVEKTFVDRKPRTTYELTDRGERLFEDHVATLEALIDDFDAASDA
- a CDS encoding ABC transporter permease — protein: MERTDTDDRPADQGRSSTRDDGPRPDSVRADGGAHAAETGAETVRGTAASATAVWANQARAFAERCLRELATSRIMLASLVGTAAGMQLFFGALWEGMAASTIASAAVGTATFGAIYVCLYAFGYLLAGDLEARRYEAYRSMPIAASADLAGRMLAGGVLATVAFSLTLVAGVVTGGSFALRSVASVPIVLLAFAVTCVFWMLVALPVIATAANERLAEYGVPMIAVLGYMLTGFNGANVALSPLSGDLLNYLPNTLSTRLLIYHLVPTSDWAEAGLGPPGPPAGPEYLALLVAYAVVAAVAGTVATNRLLYDRGVRR
- the guaA gene encoding glutamine-hydrolyzing GMP synthase, with the protein product MVDVETFVPEAIDEIGDEIGDANAVIALSGGVDSSVAAALAYEAIGERLTPVYVDTGLMRKGETDQIRETFDYMESLRIVDAKDRFLDALEGVTDPEEKRRVIGERFIREFEREAKDADADYLVQGTIYPDRIESEGGIKSHHNVGGLPEVVDFDGIVEPVRDLYKDEVREVARHLDLDELVAERMPFPGPGLAVRVIGEVTEEKLAVAREACHVVEDELEEYDPWQALAAVIGKATGVKGDNRVHGWVVAVRSVDSRDGMTARAQEIDWETLQRIQSRITGQNDNVARVVYDVTHKPPATIEYE